A region of the Amphiprion ocellaris isolate individual 3 ecotype Okinawa unplaced genomic scaffold, ASM2253959v1 Aocel_unscaffolded157, whole genome shotgun sequence genome:
aagggTTTGTATTGAAGTATTGTATCAGGCAGCATTAGTCTGTTCTAAAAGGCATATTGTctttaaaaatggccaaaattacaccaattaACAGCTAGAAACTGCACGGTCCTTGAAATAATCTGGTGTGATGTGCAGTTCAGTTGGGAAGATTCACCAAATCCAACCATAAAATCAAGTTGTATtatcaaaaatcactttattctacatgctcCATTTAATATTGTACCAAAAATTGAATGATTATACAAGTTAGGTTCTGTGCAAAACTAAAAATTCCGCACTCCTCTACATAACCAGGACGGTATTAGTGACTATGCTTAGCAGCTGCAATGAAAAGtcatgtaataaaaactctggaCTGTAGGCTGTATTTACGAAGAGGAgatgaaagcaaataaaaaaatagtaaaatatgtacAATAAGTAGAGTTACTTCTTTTTTCTAGTATTAGTAACACTTGTGGACACTTGTGGACAATGTTGCACATGCTGATTCCAGACATCTTCAGTtctcagaaaataaataatgcgACAAattcaactgtaattttattttttttagatttctgccattataactgtgtcatactgcacagaagacatttctgagttctctgtcCTCCTAGTCATATTTGTTCCATTTCAGGAACAAATATGACTTTAtactgctgtgaaaaatgagcccacagtgagtaaaactataacataaatttaaaaaaaaaaaaaaaaaaacatccagaaactacTTGTAGggttaaaatataataaatatgtttatGCAACTTAGACATATCTAGAGTAGAGATACCACactaaatgtaagaaaaaaatgtgacgggcaaaaaaaaaaaaacaaacactgagaaaTTACTTGGATTTCAGGGAGTTAATCAACAATTATGATTCAAGCTGTAAGTATATTAGCTTAAACATTACaacagaagaaaagacagaaaaggatcATTTAGCAGATCGAAACATTTGCATTCTTTAAAGCACAATTTCAGTGACGCTCCAGAATTGTGATGCTCATATAAAGCCTATAAATGTAAAAGAAGGCTGTTGAGATGAAACTTTAGTTCTCACCATCAGGGCCCAGATCCCGTTGACCCTCAGTGCAGAACTGTCGCTCTGGGTCAGACTGCATAGTAATTCAATCACCCCGGACTCCAGGATGGGctacacacaacaacaacaacaacaacaacatgaacatcataaaaagaaaaaatcatcacCTTAAAAGCTCATATGGAAAACTATGCATGTTTGTGTCCAATATTCTGGCTTTTGAGCTGTTAAATTCTCCACTATGTTCACTAGCTGGTCTCTAACTGTGTCCgcctgctgtttggtgctgagcaggtGGTGTCTAGTGGATATTGGAtaattaaagctttttttcctctcaacagctgcctgctgtggaTGAAAATTATGCTATGAGAGCAGCGAGAATGAACCAAAATGGTAAAGTTGGAGCCGAATAACTAAATAAGAGGAGCATAAAGCTGTTAATTCAGGGTAAAGTGTGTGAATGTACCTCTTTGCTGGGCGAGAACTCCAGCAGTAGATTGCATAGTGTAGAAGAAGCCATGACCAGGACTTCATCTGGGgcattctgcagcagctgcaaacAACATAACAGTTTATCTTCACATTCAGCTATTTGTACATATCCAGCCTTGATGACTAAAATTACAAGTatttaaatacaacatttaaaaagtgcttttctGTAGAACTAACTTTACCTTCATTAAGGGTTTCCACACCGCGTGATCGTGGAAGCTGGTCCTCAGCTGCTGCACCGATCGAGACAGACTGTGAAGACACCTGCACAAGGAACACGGGAGAAAGTCATGTTATGCAGTAGAAATGAAGAGATTTAAAGATTTGCTTCAGCCTTCTGAAACCCAAAAATCTCCTGGCGGGTGTGAAATCAATCCTGTCTTTTAAATAAgcaccaaaaatgacaacatttatgagccagaaactgtaaaaatagaaagaactGTCAGATTCTTAACTTTTCGACAGGCGTTAAACCACTTAAACATGTAGTTCCATCacgaaaattaaccaaatctgtgCTTTTTATCTCAAAATATCTTCACTACACATCAAAAACCtgcaccagattctgttttttaaaaaaaaaaaaataaataaaataaaaatctgcactcTTCAACGCAACTGAGATGCAATGAGTGACTCCGCTGAGACCGACATGCAACAAAATTTGAGAGTtgtcagttgaactgcaggcagtgtttacacagagcagagaggaagcaaCAAGAGAGATtgatagaaaaataaaagatacaataacataaatgcagcatggctcaaaaactgtAGACAGATGAGCAAGCTGTAGGAAACCCAGTGGTGAGTCTAAAAGgaatgctttgtttttaaaaataggtACAAATACAACATAACAAAACACACTTGAACGTACTATGTGTGATATGTAATTACATCAaaaattctacttttgtttattccttttcatgatttatgtCATTCTAACTGTATCATTCCACACAGACAACGTTTCAGAGTTCTTTGTCCTTCTAGTTatggttgtgttttttccatagaggtgcaggactttatattgcagtgaaaaattaccCCTCAGAGagtaaaactgtgacaaaaaatggccaaaaactgCTAGTGGCTTCAGAGGGCTAAAACGTAACACAAGTATATTTAAATTGGAGATTATTAGGTTAAATGTAAACTCaaattcagttttgtcatttaagTTCTCGATACAGGGACTAGAGAGAATACCTGACAGCCGCCAAACGGACTTTAATGCTGGATTCTGATAGGCCGCTTACTATCCTGTCCATCATGTTCTCCGTCTCTGTGATCTGAAGGAGACATAATAAGAAAGAGGAGATTAGATTAGAATATGCAGTCATGTTTATACAATTAAAGATGCAAActaaaaacagagcagagaggagacctTTTTGCGGATGTCCTCGTCGTTGGAGCCGAGTGAGGCGTAGAGTTTGAAAGCAGCTTGTCTCAGCTCATGTGCATGTTTCAGGTCGTGGTCCAGCTGCAAACATCAGGAGAAAACTGGTGTCAGCAACAGATAAAACATTCTGACAGCTTTAACGTTCAAGGCTCCATTTTTTGCTTCCtaataacacattttgataCACTGCATGCAATAGCAACTACATTATTGTCTTACTTTCTAGGGGAATTTCACATCCATATATCACTTATAGGACCACTGTGTACCCCTCTGTAGAAATCTTTAATTACAGAGCAGTTAGAGAAAATATACTAAAGGCATGCATTTTGATTCCCACAGTTTTTAATCATAATGTGATTTTTGACGATatgataaaatatgttttctaacCAAATTCTCTCCACTTGTATGACTTATTGATACCTCCATAATATTACCCATTCATCCATCCCTCTTCTGGTCTAAATATCCCTCCCATCTTCTCCCTATTTTGTTGAATATACATACAACTATGCATATtactttacacattttttactaTTGATGCTCCTTTTTTTGGCACTATCCCCTTTCCTGCCACAATACTGCaaatttcctcactgtgggaaTAATAAAGTATTATCTTGTCTTATTCTCATTCTGTCACATTGACTACAACTCTGTATTGCTGTAAACCAAACACACAGATAAGATCCGTTATTAGTCGAGGAGACAAAAATTTCTAGTATCTAAAGTTGAGTGTGTTTTAAGATTTGACAATGAAGCATGAAATGATTCTATTCTTACCCTCAGACTTGTGAGCTTTTTTTAGTTCAACCAAATCTGTGCTGTGTTCCACCTTCTTAACACAACGTCACATGATAAAGGCCTCCTGACTCACCCTCTTGATGTCAGTGATGGCTGACACCGAGCTGGGGTATTTGAAGTAGTCGGCCAACATGGCCACCAGGTGGTCGGTGGTGCTGGCGATCCTCTGCAACTCCACGTCGGGCTCCATCAGGTAGGCCAGTGTCTCGGCTCCCTCCACCCTCTCCTCAAGCAAATGTTCTTTACTGCACATCCGCACGAGGCACGGCAGCGTCTGGACcgacagcagagaaaaacacgTGTGAAATGAGGACACAAAGTCGATATATCAACATTGTAATGACGGATGGAGGTGCAGCTGGCTGACCTTTAGTACAATACAGCTGTCGTCTGTCCTGATGGCACCGGCTCGACACATGTAAGTCAGACTGAGACAGAAGAGGAAAGGGTGAGTTTGAAGAAACAGTAAAcaagaaatatatttattaatgaATAACAATCAGTGTAGTTACTGACCATTTGGCTGCTGTTAGCTGCATTTCAACGGGTTGATCCCTTTGCATCATTTTGACAAATACCCTGAGAGAGCAGCTCGCCATCCACCAGCACTGgaagcacaaaaataaagatCAGTTAGGGTTTAGATGCTGAAGAGAAGGCGAGAGACAAGTCGAGAAGGGAATTGAGGTGAAGAAAGGTGAAAGAAGACACGAGATGCGGTGAGACTAAAAGAGACGAGGTGAGGAGAAGAGGCCAGATGAGAGGACGAGAAGtgaagacaagaaaagaagACAATAGCTAAGAAGAGACAATAagcaaagagatgaaaaaatacaataccaGAAGAGATGACACATAagaacaagagacaaaaacagaccagagaagaaaaacagagtaGTGATGACAAGAAGAAGGCAATAGATTCCCCTTGGGTATCaataaaagtatttctgattctgaagcGAGAAGAAGAGATGAAACGAGAAGAGATGATATGCAAATagatgaaaagataaaatacgagaagagatgagagagaaagaaaaagagacaagagAAGAAGAGATGAGTTGAGAGATGAGAGACATGGAATGAGAAGAAACCATATGCAAAGAGATGAGAGAATACAACatgaggaaagaagaaaaagaagaacggAGGCAAGAGAAGAAGAGATGAGACAAGAAAATGAGATGAGAAGAGGCAGAAcgagagaaggaagaagagatgTGAGAAAAAGAGATGACAAAAGAAGTGAGGAAATGATACGAGATAtgagaagagacaaaaagaaaagaagagacgGGACAAGAGAACAGACAAGATGGGAGAAGAAGAGATGAGATAAGAAGATGAGACAATACAAGAAGAGAGTAAAGACCAGAAGAGACAAGCTGAGCAAACAAAATACAAGAGAAGAGACAAGAAAAGAATAGAAGAGACGATATGCagagatgaaaacacagaatacaAGAAGAGAcgacagagaaaatgaaagagatgAGAAAATTAGATGAGGGAAGAAGAGAtaggacaaaaagaaaaaaatgagatgagagaAGAGATGACAAGAAAGaagatgacaggagaaaaagaTGACAGAAAGGAAGCGAGCAAAATGAGAAGAGACGATAtgcaaagagatgtaaaaaacaaaatacgaGACAAGacgagagaaaagaaaaagagacgaAAGAGACAAGTTGAGAGAAGAGATGACAGGAGATGAAATGAGAGGAAACGATATGTAAAGAGATGAGAGGATACAATATGAGAAGAGacgagaaagaagaagaaatgagacGAGAGAGACAGaccaagaaaatgaaatgagagaagaagagacaggataaaagaagacagaagacaCAGACGAGAAAAAGAGATGAGAAAAGAAGCGAGGAAATGATACGATATGAGAagaggacaaaaagaaaagacaagagaACAGACAAGATGGGAGAAGAAGAGATGAGAGAAGAAGGGACAAGAAGAAAGAccagcagaaataaaagagatGACTAGAGACTACAGAGAAGAAGAGTGAGAAAGAATTCTACAGAATAGatgagacaagaaaaaaaagggcgaagaagaaacaagaagaagagagaagacCAGAGGAGAGACTATTACATGAGAAGAGGAGATGATACAAGAGAAGAATAGATTAGACAATACACAAAGAGATACAAGGCAAGAGAAGAAGAGATGAGAAGAGAGAGTACACAAAGGGACcatatgaaaaaagaaataaatgaatacacagaagatgaaatgagagaaaaaagataCCTAGAGAAAAAGAGACGatacaaaagaagaaaaaatgagaacagCAAAACGAGAACACGATACGAGAGAAGagacaaatgagaaaagaagacaaaaagaataGATGAGATGATATGCAAGGAGTTAAAAAGATAGAATACATGAGATGCTATAAAAAAGAACACAcaagattaaattaaatatatgcaAGAGATGGTACAAGAGAATAGATTAAATGAAAGAAGAGGAGACAAAAAGATtgagaaatgagaaaagacGAGGCGAGAAGAAACACGATGAATAATgatgagaagaaaaatgaagaaaccaGAGAGGTTTTCTCACCATTCACCAGTGTCATGGAGACCTTGAGTGTTCTCATAGGCCAGGACTGAGAAACACTTTAACGCCTGCATCCGAACctgcagaggaaaacaaacagaagttaGAGTGTGAAAGACTTCATCCTCCAGCATGTTCAGCACCAGGGAGACATCTCACCTTATAAGGAGGGGGAGATTAGCAGAGGGGCGATGTTCTGGATGGCGCCATGGTTGAACAGAACCGTCTGGTGCTCCGGAGTCTGGAGACAACAAAATGTCCGATCAGCGGTGAGACTGGGTCTGAATATGAAAGCGTAATAGactctggtgtgtttgtgtgtgagtaaaTACCAACAAATACTTACAACAGTGGGAGAAGATCTGCGTGATGTACTCCTGGGTTCTCTGAGAGTTGCTCAGTAGAGACATTAGATGAGGGATCACAGTGGGgtcctaaaaaaacaacacatatgtAGTATAAACTAAAGAATGGAAATAGAATAAGAGAAAATTGTCTTATTTGAAGCATCTGCACAGCTTATTACACTATGTAGAGTTTTGTAATCCATTCTTTCctataaaaatagacaaatataCACCTTTTaatagagccagaaactgtaatatAAAACATCCTTTAATGCATTATGTATGATGTGCGATTCCATcaagaaaattaaccaaatctaagtttaaaattataatattccACCAAAACCACTTTATTCCATGTCTCATctccaaaaatgaaatgttgcaaatgattgtggaaaaaaacaaaaatgacgcGGTTCTCTGCACAGCTACGAAGCCATGACcaactcagctgtgacaaaaatttggacacTATATAACTGAACTGcaggagagactgagaggaaacgAAAACACACATGGatcaatcaaataaatgcagcatggctcaacaactgtatacagaggagcaagttgttagaagatacattcagcatggttgAAACAtctttatagttttgatgtacAGAGTAGTGTCATAAAGTTTGTATAGGTTGTAAAGATATAGTTAAATATATATAGTATGTGAAGCCTCTGTTTATTATATTAcgatatattattatcattattattactggtGAATCCTGTGGGCACTTATGAAAATGTTGTACTTGGTTGGTTCcagaatttttccatttttgtaaaatgaatattccaagaaattaaactttgttTATGgttgtgtttccatagaggcaCGGTGAAAAGCAAGCCCATGATGAAGAAAAATATGGCAGGAGCAAACATTTACAAGTGTGGCTAATAGAACAGAAATTTAAAGTCTTGTAGCTCCTTGCTTTGGCTTTACAGCATGCACATTTACTAAAAGAATGAACATAAATCAATTCAgatattatttcatatttgtacattttctatTGTTATTTACtgatttctctatttatttacatattttagtttatttaacgtagtttattacttatttttttagcatttatgtattctgtttttataatCTTATCTCTActttaataacattttatttaactaattttattcCATTTAATCTCCTATGGTGTTTCCTCATTGCATGTGCTATATAGGATGgtactgactgactgactgaaagataaaaatgcaaaaatgatatGAACTAAGAACAAAAACCAACCTAAATATTTTGCTTTAGCAGTTTTGTTAATTGGCATTTCATTTGGGTCCCGTACACTTGGGTCCCCTAACTATATAAGCACTTTTGCTTCCCTGGGGTTCCCTCTCATGTGTATCTCCTGTAAACTGCTTTGGTAGAATATATTTATCTTTCTCTGTGCATGAATAAAATTatatctgaatctgaatttaATCAGCATAATggaaattaatgtttaataaatggttagaaacaacaagaaaatgaagagaTTTGTCGAATAAAGAAACAAACTCACTGCCTTTAGTGTACGTGGATTAATCATGCTTACTGTGTTATGTCAGTTTCCTGAGGTAAAGTTAGGGGGAGAtcatttagtgtttaaattaaTTGATTTGAAGTGCACATTCATATAATTAGTACACTTGAAggtataataataacaatataataaatTCTTAATGTCATCAATGCTCAGGCTGTTACTCTGCACTCAGTGTTCTCACTAACTTGATAATTTATGTCCAACCATCATTCTCACATAAAGCAGGTAGGAGACATTAAACAAAACCTACAGTGTAGAGCAGCTGCACGGGGGTGACTGGACTGATGAAGACTGTTCTGAGACACCGAAGACAAGCTTCAATGAAGATCAGGTCCGGAGACAAGAGACCTGCAGGCAGGAAACAGGTGTTGTTAAGGTCTGTGCATCCTCAGCTCACCCTAGATGTTGTCTCCTGCGGGATTCACATTCATGAG
Encoded here:
- the armc8 gene encoding LOW QUALITY PROTEIN: armadillo repeat-containing protein 8 (The sequence of the model RefSeq protein was modified relative to this genomic sequence to represent the inferred CDS: deleted 3 bases in 3 codons) codes for the protein MACLLEAPLRISVLSEVTATSRHYVDRLFDPDPQKVLQGVIDMKNAVIGNNKQKANLIVLGAVPRLLYLLQQSSSSLELRTECAVVLGSLAMGTENNIKSLVDCHIIPALLQGLLSPDLIFIEACLRCLRTVFISPVTPVQLLYTDPTVIPHLMSLLSNSQRTQEYITQIFSHCCKTPEHQTVLFNHGAIQNIAPLLISPSYKVRMQALKCFSVLAYENTQVSMTLVNVLVDGELLSQVFVKMMQRDQPVEMQLTAAKCLTYMCRAGAIRTDDSCIVLKTLPCLVRMCSKEHLLEERVEGAETLAYLMEPDVELQRIASTTDHLVAMLADYFKYPSSVSAITDIKRLDHDLKHAHELRQAAFKLYASLGSNDEDIRKKITETENMMDRIVSGLSESSIKVRLAAVRCLHSLSRSVQQLRTSFHDHAVWKPLMKLLQNAPDEVLVMASSTLCNLLLEFSPSKEPILESGVIELLCSLTQSDSSALRVNGIWALMNMAFQADQKVKVEIVRCLGTEQLFRLLSDPDTNVLMKTLGLLRNLLSTRPHIDQIMSSHGKQIMQAVTLILEAEHSIEVKEQTLCILANIADGNTAKELIMTNDDMLQKIKYYMGHSNVKLQLAATFCISNLIWNEEDGSQERQDKLREMGFVDVLHKLTQASDPNLSDRAKTAMQQYLA